The Drosophila simulans strain w501 chromosome 3R, Prin_Dsim_3.1, whole genome shotgun sequence genome contains the following window.
AACATGGTGTGATTTACTTTTCTCTGGGCACCAATGTCAGGACTAAAAACATGGTAGAGGACCGCAAGAGAATATTGATAGAAGCATTTGGCAGCCTGCCACAGCGCATTTTGTGGAAATTTGAGGATGAAGAGCTGCAAGATATACCGTCGAATGTTCTAGTACGCAAATGGTTACCGCAACAGGACATCCTGGCCCACCCAAAAGTGAAGCTCTTTATTACTCACGGAGGTATGCAGAGCACCATAGAGAGCATTCACTATGGTAAACCCATGCTGGGATTGCCCTTCTTCTACGACCAATTTACCAACGTGGATTACATCAAAAAACAGGGCTTGGGCCTGGCTTTGAACTACCATGATATGACAAGTGATGAGTTGAAGGACACAATTCTCCAGTTGCTGACGGAGAAGAGATTTGAGGTCACGGCAAGGATAGCAGGTGCTCGATATCGAGATCAACCAATGAAGCCTCTGGAGACGGCTGTCTGGTGGACTCACTACGTCCTTCGTCACAAGGGTGCTCCTCATATGCGGGTGGCCGGGAGGAAATTGAACTTCTTCACCCACCACAGTCTGGATGTCTTGGGCACTGTTCTTCTTGCAATCATAGTTGTCCTTGCCATTGTtcttattattgtttttagtgTTTGTAAGATTTCTAAGAATATTTTAACACGTTTAGTTGTTAAAAAACGACGAAAGCAGAAAGTTCGTTAGGTGCTACTTAGTAATacttacaataaatatttgcacaataaATAAGTCAGACATACAGatgattttgcattttcccaaTGGCTAAAAGGAGTCTGAATTCTGCTTAAGCCTTATCTATAATATCGTTACCATAGTTTATAGCTACTAACCCCCGCGATAATGGCCGTCGTATAACCACCTATGACCAAACGCAGCTCGGTGAAGCCCCGCGATTCCCAGTTTGTTTTCACCACAGGATAGAGCACCAAAATGATGGGATATTATGTATGATGCGcgtatttatattataacGATGCTTTTCTGGTCACACGCAAAGCTGCTCGATTGGCGTCCAGTGAATTATGGAATACgcattcaaatatttgcatgtgtGGGCTGGGCGTGAGCGCCGGTTTGAGCGCATTTATTAACCGCTGCCAATCAGTTGCatacgctgcgtatgcgtaatattaaATTGCACGGAGTCACTTCCGTTGGATTGGTTTGGTTCATTTGGGTACGGCTGGTGCTTTTGACCGTATTTGGCCGCATTGCCAAATGCGTAATCAAAAATTCATGAGCTATATAAATGTGGTGTGGCTGGAATTGCCATTAGctctgtgtgttttgtgttggCATGCAAATGTGGATAATTTCATGCGATTTAGGGCTGCATTTGCCGACCCCCATAGCTTAAGAGCCAGAACCCTTTAAATGTCCCGAGTGGTCGGTCAGTGGAGACGGGGCTATTTAATGATGTCCTATTTTGCGGTTCGACACGTTTTTAATGCGATGTTGATTATCGTCAACGGAAACAGCAGAATTGATTATTTGACTAAGCCTAGCCGAAACTCTGACGTTTAATTGCAGCTTAgctggaaatgaaaaatacacACAATCTGGTTTTTCAGTTCAAGCTGAGCCATTATTTACGCAATGTCAGCAATCCCAATTTGCAGTCTCGGAAATGTTTCGAAATATCAGCTCACTTCTTGACTGAATCTAATCGGTAACTTGTCCAAGCAAATCGGTCGGTTCACTGGGTTTTCTCTTCGCAGTTCGCCTTTTTTTTCTCTCATGTTTTTACAACAATTTGTGCTGGCGAAAAGTCGAGAAAATCcgaactgctgctgcaaattGAGGAAAATATACTCAATGCTCGTTCACCTGACGATAGTTATGCGCTCAACcattttgtcatttttgtttgtcaatttTGTTTCCCCGAGTAGACGGTAATATGTAGCTGTAGCTTTAATTAGCATTGAAAAGGGGGCTTAAAGATTTATTACATCATTTATGatagaatattatttaaagatGCTTATTGAAAGCTTGAAAGTGGAAATAAATCCTCCCAAATTTGATACCGATTCAAAAAGAAACCGCCAGTTTTTGCTGTAAGGTTATTGCCAATTTCTAGATAACCTTTATCTTTCGAGTTGTACAGCGGCCAATTCAGATCTTTCAGGTATTCATCGTTTTTGTTGTGAGGATCACTaaggaaaagaaaactaataTTCTAAGAACCTCAATAAAGCTACTATTTTTACGCTTACCCCTTTTGAGCAAACTCCATCCACATACGCGTCAATAGCTCGATCATGAAATTTTCTGGATCCTCTCGCTTCAACAAAGGACTCAAAAGTCCAACatggaataaatatattagcTCGTCATGATGAACGGGGCCttttaaagtaataataacattaaattttgtatatttacaaTCTAAATTACTTTATAGGTGCTTACCTATAGTTTGCTGGTTATCGGGATTTTTCAAGAAGGTATATCTACCCTTGTAACGAAAAAGATATGTGTAAATGGGTGTGTGGGGGGACATCAGTTGAAGAAACCGATGGAAGGACACTCCAATCAAGGCGTCGCTCAGGAGTTCACCCATACCCTTCAGGGATTTCGGGTACTCTAGCTTGTCCAAACTTTCGGGCATATATTTTTCGCGGAGAACTCGACTTGCAGCTCGCGATTGGTTTGAGTTTTGTTCCAAGAGCAAAGCAATAGAAGCATAGTGTTCCCAATCCCTATTATAGCGGCTAACAATGCTTTCATTTCGCAGATCAACTATAGAGAATATATAGAATAGTTTCTTCCATTTTCTAAGATCCTCTTTTAAAATCATACTTACAGAAAGCTCCAGAAAGAAACTCAAACTCCGTAATGCCGGTGATGAGGGGTACCTTGTAAAAGTCGCCACGTCGAGCTGTCTTGAAGGGACTTTCGATGAGGTAACGCTCCTGCCCGAAATCCTCCTCCACAACGATTCTCCAGTTGAGCACGGGATTCCAGCCAAACTCAAACATGCCATTATAGGTGCTCACATAATCCAAATAGGGCTTTCGCCTCATACACTCCACCATTTCCCCGATGGATTCTTGTGGACACTTCAGTAAACCAGCCTGACGTTTGGCCAGTTGTAGATCATTGTCCTTGTACTTAACTGGTCCATATGGAGCAGCACTCATGCAGATGCCTCGATGGAAGAGACCCCGTGACATGGGCGATAGCATGTGCAGAGCTACGCTTATACTTCCTGCACTGTAACCCAAAAGGGTTACACTACCGGGATCACCGCCAAATCGATGGATGTGCTGCTGGATCCAGCGCAAAGCCAAGACCTGATCCTTGAGACCAGCATTGCCAGGAGCTTCCTTACTTCCGGTGGCCAGGAATCCCAAACTACCCAGCCGGTAATTTAGAGATACCAACACACAATCGCGATCCATGAAATGCTCGGGTCCCGCTAGATATTTACTCTGTCCAGAGAAGACATAGAAGCCACCAGGATGTAGGAACACTATCACAGGTCGGCGGCCCTTCAAATCCTTTGTATACACATTAAGTCTCAGACAGTCCTCAGATACATCGGTCATGTTATCCCATGGCTGCGGGCACATCGGTCCATCCTCGCTAGCATCGAAGGTTTGCGGGGACCAGGGCTTCACTGGCTGCGGATTCACGAATCGCAAATCTCCCAGAGGTGGCTCTGCATACCGAATGCCTCGGAAGGCATGAAAGGTGACACCCAATCTGGAGGTCAGATTGGCTCCTCGCACGCGTCCCAGTTCGGTGTCCACTTCGATGGAGAGAACCGATGAACTGGCCAGTAGAACCAGCAGTTCCACTACGAATAACTTTAGCATCTTGCCGTCTACCTTAAACTGAGTTGTAAAAGTTTCCGCTGTCGTTTTTATACTAAATCTTGTGGCTGAAATCGCTTTTGGGGCTTTACCCAGATGCGATTTGCAACTGATGTGATGTGCGTTCAGATTCATACCTATACGACACTATGGTGTGCAGCTGAATAGTCGCTTCAGATAGGAACAAAGGAATGCGTGAAACAGCTgcataaaagtttaattgttttacaatttaaGAAGTTTAAGCTTTAAAGctcttaaaaattaaaaatttaactttaatgTAAATGCAGCTTAATGCcgatcaataaatatttatgaaaacgGAAAGAAGCAAACACACTTCGTTAGcctcaaattaaaatgattattttcTAATGGCTTACAAATACGTGACCCAAAGTGCATTGAACTAGATTCATTGCCAAGCTCAGAAAAATTCCCCGATAagtaataaaacaatatatatcaGTCTACCAGCCTACTTTGCTATATGACAAACCAATTCAAATGCATTCTGAGCGAAATACTTTCTGCATACTATAAATACATTctactataaatatattgttctTAAGACgcttttttatggcccaaaaTCTAGCCAGCGATACAATAGCTCCTTGGATGCATTTCTAACTCGGATCGGCATTAAAGCCGGCAACATTTTCGCGGAAAACGGTGATTTTCCAGCAGCATGGCCATGGCCCAAAACAGTTTCAATAAGTTGGGCTACAACTTTTACACGCCTTTTGCTTGGCAAAAGGATGAGAAGAGGAAGATGCAcggcaaagaaaataaaagcatttagCCCGTGGGCGTTGGGTGGGTGTGGCAGGGGCAGGCAatgggagtgggcgtggcactcaGTTCGCTGCTGTTAAAAATTTGAACGCGCTGATGGGCATTTTTACAGCTGAAGCGTTAACTATGTGCAACTTGCAGCAGGAGGGGAAAAAGAGGGTCCATGAAAATGGGAACCAACAAAGAAAAGTTTTCACCACTGAACCGAAGCTACAAATACCCTTGGATGAAACAATAATGAGATGATCTAGAAAATTTGAGGGTCTAATAAAAAATTTCTCTATGTATTAGTTACTAAAGACTGCAAACATTCTTTAACATTTGCAGTTCTAAACCGAATGTTTCATAAAAGTTTGCGGATTGAAATATGCATGCATAcaagattttaaaatacatttaaaattttttgagTTTCCATTCCGTGAGAGTATACGAgtataaatgaaatgtaagCAGCTGaaaatagaataggagacCGAGAAAAATAGGAAAGCAACGTGGCATTTTTTCGATAGAAGCTcacaatattttccattttagtTTACAAGCTTCGAGCCGCAGGCTGAAACCAACCGCACAACCCCATCCCCGCtgtaaaatcaaatgaaatttccaTGAGCTTTTCCAACAACACTGAATCGTAGCAAATTCGAAGACAGTTTATGGAAAAGTCCGTACataccaaatatatttttgttgattttattacaGACAAATACATTAAGAAAATGATGAGAAAATTGCACCGTTCTTACTTTGCAGTTGGATTGAAAATGGGAAGGAGTTTTCATGAAACTCTatacataaattattcattCACTACACTTAAGTAGAAGTATTTCTCTATATTTGCCAGTTAAAAGCTAATTTGTTTGTAAGCACCCTGATTTAAACTGGTCATGGAAACCAAACTTATTTATCACTTGAACTTAATTCCgcttttctttcttctttgGCTTGGAACTCTCTTTCTTCACAAACAATTCCTGCAGGAATCGCCATACCAAACGGATCAGCAGGAAAATACAATAGAGCACGAATATAATGCCGCCATATAGAACCAGCATGGCGTCCAGATTGTGGTATTGAATGAAGTTCAGATCCTGGGAGGCGCTCCTCAGATACTTGGCACCCTTGTGCCGGGACACGTGCTCCACCCAGTAAACGGCCCGCTCCAAAGGAGTCTGCTGCTGATCGCGATATCTGTCGGACATGTCGCGCACCTTCTGGGTGGCCTCGGGATCGTTGATTATTTTCTGAATTGCAGCCAAAAGTTTGGCAGCACTCAATTCCTCGTAATGAACAGTCACTCCGTAGCCATTCTGCTCGGCACGAGCCATGTTCAGGAACTGATCGCCAAAGATTGGAATGCCCACGAAGGGTTTGCGATGGTAAATGGACTCCGTGGTACTGAGCAGACCGCCGTGCGTAATAAAGGCCAACACATTGTCATGGGCCAGGATGTCGTCCTGGGGGAACCAGTCCGAGATGAACACATTGGCGGGCTTTCCGGGCAGATCTGTGTCCTCGAACTTCCACAGCACACGCTGCTTCAGCTGGGCAAAGGTGTCGATCAGCGCCTGGCGTTTCTCCAACGGCAGTGTTTTGCTCTTCAGATTGGAGCCCATTGAGAAGTAGATAACTCCATGCTCGGCACCCTCAATGAACTCCAGAATGTCCTTGGGCAGCGGCTGGCGCTTTCGGTTGATGTGCATGCCGCCCACCTCGATCATGTTGGGTGAGTAGGGTCGGGGGAAGCTGAGCGATACATGTTGATTGAGCAGAACCAGAGCCGTGTTCTTGCGCATATCGTAAAAGTCCTGCTTGTTGTTGGGGAAGTACTTGCGGTACAGGACCTCCTGGCGCGGCAGGTAGAAGTAGTTGAGGAAGATATATTCGTAAGTGAGGAAGGCCTGGTTGCCCACTCGCTCTGCGAGGGACATGCGGTCACTAAACTTCAGCAGTGCACTGGGCACATACGAGGGCGGTGAAGGAGATCCCACCTAAAATAAAAGGTAAGAACATAAATTAGGCGAATCCTCTTAGTCACAATAACAAATAGTCACCCACCAGATCGGTGTTCCAGCTAATAGCTCCAAAGGTGCCCAGTCCGATAAGTGGAGCCTTGAAATGCTCGGCGAATCCGAAGTGAGCTTCGTTCAGGAACACCTCGGATATCACGGCATCGAAGGTCTGGTTGGATTTCATCAGTTCTATCACAGATGGTTCCTTCAGCAGCAATTCGGTTATCTCAATACCCATCTCGTGAAAGTCAACGATCTGCTTGATTATGGGCTCCTTTGAGGTTTGCAAAAGGTTACCAATTCTTcctaaaataatttaaagcttATTAAAACGCGTTTCTATCAAACAAAGAGAACATGTAATGTCATAAAAAATTGGTATAAGAAACATTAGGTTATTTTAAAACCCTTAAGTGCTTAGAAACCATGGACGTTATCAGAAGCAATTGTTAGCT
Protein-coding sequences here:
- the LOC6728570 gene encoding UDP-glycosyltransferase UGT5 isoform X2, encoding MKPTAGQTGFLALLLFSLLSCVSAYNYLLVLHTAARSHYHVGSALAKGLAAAGHQVTIISPFELKKPIKNIKDVPAKSILTSMQGRIGNLLQTSKEPIIKQIVDFHEMGIEITELLLKEPSVIELMKSNQTFDAVISEVFLNEAHFGFAEHFKAPLIGLGTFGAISWNTDLVGSPSPPSYVPSALLKFSDRMSLAERVGNQAFLTYEYIFLNYFYLPRQEVLYRKYFPNNKQDFYDMRKNTALVLLNQHVSLSFPRPYSPNMIEVGGMHINRKRQPLPKDILEFIEGAEHGVIYFSMGSNLKSKTLPLEKRQALIDTFAQLKQRVLWKFEDTDLPGKPANVFISDWFPQDDILAHDNVLAFITHGGLLSTTESIYHRKPFVGIPIFGDQFLNMARAEQNGYGVTVHYEELSAAKLLAAIQKIINDPEATQKVRDMSDRYRDQQQTPLERAVYWVEHVSRHKGAKYLRSASQDLNFIQYHNLDAMLVLYGGIIFVLYCIFLLIRLVWRFLQELFVKKESSKPKKKEKRN
- the LOC6728570 gene encoding UDP-glycosyltransferase UGT5 isoform X1, with protein sequence MLTQFIARRRGVRGPHISTSFTSFPKLTMKPTAGQTGFLALLLFSLLSCVSAYNYLLVLHTAARSHYHVGSALAKGLAAAGHQVTIISPFELKKPIKNIKDVPAKSILTSMQGRIGNLLQTSKEPIIKQIVDFHEMGIEITELLLKEPSVIELMKSNQTFDAVISEVFLNEAHFGFAEHFKAPLIGLGTFGAISWNTDLVGSPSPPSYVPSALLKFSDRMSLAERVGNQAFLTYEYIFLNYFYLPRQEVLYRKYFPNNKQDFYDMRKNTALVLLNQHVSLSFPRPYSPNMIEVGGMHINRKRQPLPKDILEFIEGAEHGVIYFSMGSNLKSKTLPLEKRQALIDTFAQLKQRVLWKFEDTDLPGKPANVFISDWFPQDDILAHDNVLAFITHGGLLSTTESIYHRKPFVGIPIFGDQFLNMARAEQNGYGVTVHYEELSAAKLLAAIQKIINDPEATQKVRDMSDRYRDQQQTPLERAVYWVEHVSRHKGAKYLRSASQDLNFIQYHNLDAMLVLYGGIIFVLYCIFLLIRLVWRFLQELFVKKESSKPKKKEKRN
- the LOC6728569 gene encoding juvenile hormone esterase; this translates as MLKLFVVELLVLLASSSVLSIEVDTELGRVRGANLTSRLGVTFHAFRGIRYAEPPLGDLRFVNPQPVKPWSPQTFDASEDGPMCPQPWDNMTDVSEDCLRLNVYTKDLKGRRPVIVFLHPGGFYVFSGQSKYLAGPEHFMDRDCVLVSLNYRLGSLGFLATGSKEAPGNAGLKDQVLALRWIQQHIHRFGGDPGSVTLLGYSAGSISVALHMLSPMSRGLFHRGICMSAAPYGPVKYKDNDLQLAKRQAGLLKCPQESIGEMVECMRRKPYLDYVSTYNGMFEFGWNPVLNWRIVVEEDFGQERYLIESPFKTARRGDFYKVPLITGITEFEFLSGAFFDLRNESIVSRYNRDWEHYASIALLLEQNSNQSRAASRVLREKYMPESLDKLEYPKSLKGMGELLSDALIGVSFHRFLQLMSPHTPIYTYLFRYKGRYTFLKNPDNQQTIGPVHHDELIYLFHVGLLSPLLKREDPENFMIELLTRMWMEFAQKGDPHNKNDEYLKDLNWPLYNSKDKGYLEIGNNLTAKTGGFFLNRYQIWEDLFPLSSFQ